In Hyphomicrobiales bacterium, a genomic segment contains:
- a CDS encoding RNA polymerase sigma factor, translating to MFSNKKTKSQVTDGLQAIYPRLWRYCLVLTGSKHQADDLAQMTALRALEKAHQFKADTHLDRWIFKITQRLWINELRKQAVRTGGGISSVDEIDLPDDKPNQEMNLFARQVLLEIMALPEAQRGAVVLAYIEGYSYKEVAEILEIPIGTVMSRLSTARTKLAGKMHNTRGAV from the coding sequence ATGTTCTCGAACAAAAAAACAAAATCTCAGGTCACAGACGGATTACAAGCCATATATCCTCGTCTTTGGCGCTATTGTCTGGTGTTGACAGGAAGCAAGCATCAAGCCGATGACCTTGCACAAATGACAGCGCTGAGAGCCTTAGAAAAAGCGCACCAATTTAAGGCTGACACTCATTTAGACAGATGGATCTTCAAAATCACACAACGCCTATGGATCAATGAGCTGCGCAAGCAAGCCGTTAGGACAGGCGGCGGCATTTCGTCGGTTGATGAGATTGATCTGCCAGACGACAAACCAAATCAAGAAATGAATTTATTTGCTCGCCAAGTGTTATTAGAAATAATGGCACTACCCGAAGCCCAGCGCGGCGCTGTCGTACTGGCTTATATTGAAGGCTATAGCTACAAAGAAGTTGCCGAAATATTGGAAATACCGATTGGCACTGTGATGAGCAGGCTTTCAACAGCGAGAACAAAACTGGCGGGCAAAATGCACAATACAAGGGGTGCTGTTTAA
- a CDS encoding DUF4399 domain-containing protein, giving the protein MKNFLIAPTVIAMMISGTALAGETPSAKNATQYIVNIEDGDIVSSPVKVIFGLSGMGVAPAGVEKELTGHHHILLNRSAFGKGEDGVEEFEFNLPADEQHIHFGKGQTEATLDLEPGQHTIQLVLGDNNHIPHNPPVYSEVITINVQ; this is encoded by the coding sequence ATGAAGAATTTTTTAATTGCCCCAACCGTTATTGCGATGATGATATCAGGCACAGCACTTGCTGGCGAGACACCATCTGCAAAAAATGCTACACAATATATTGTTAATATAGAAGATGGGGATATTGTTTCCAGCCCCGTGAAAGTCATCTTTGGTCTTTCAGGGATGGGGGTTGCTCCCGCTGGTGTTGAAAAGGAGCTTACTGGACATCATCACATTTTGCTTAATCGTTCAGCGTTTGGCAAAGGTGAGGACGGCGTCGAGGAATTTGAATTTAATCTTCCAGCAGATGAGCAGCATATTCATTTTGGGAAGGGCCAAACAGAGGCGACTTTAGATCTTGAGCCGGGCCAACACACCATTCAGCTCGTTCTGGGAGATAATAATCACATTCCCCATAACCCGCCTGTGTATTCAGAGGTCATTACAATAAACGTTCAATAA
- a CDS encoding BolA family protein encodes MSTKMIIEKKLRAAFEPSNLEVIDESHQHAGHAGHREEGESHFRVRMTTSAFKGKLRIEQHRAVNEVLADEMDNPIHALALELKAD; translated from the coding sequence ATGTCTACTAAAATGATAATAGAAAAAAAGCTAAGAGCCGCATTCGAGCCTTCCAATCTGGAGGTGATTGACGAATCTCATCAACATGCTGGACATGCTGGTCACCGTGAAGAAGGCGAGAGTCATTTTCGTGTGCGCATGACAACAAGTGCTTTCAAAGGAAAACTGCGCATCGAACAGCATCGTGCAGTCAACGAGGTGCTGGCCGATGAAATGGATAATCCCATTCATGCTTTAGCTCTGGAGCTCAAAGCAGACTAA
- a CDS encoding J domain-containing protein, translating into MTSKSSIFDSIRVKPKKNEEPAKDGERECDWEGCEKKGTNKAPRGRDREGEFLWFCTEHVRQYNKNYNYFSGMDDDSVATFQKASSTGHRPTWEMSANSWGSKARTASGGIPGSKPWLHRGKGGDGAYPGGAGGAASPEARRQRKLKRLEKQSLDKLSLHDNATSKEIKSKYKQLVKIHHPDANGGDRSSEDRLREIIQAYNFLKSAGFTD; encoded by the coding sequence ATGACGTCCAAATCCTCTATTTTTGATTCAATTCGTGTAAAGCCCAAAAAAAATGAAGAGCCCGCGAAAGATGGCGAGCGTGAGTGCGACTGGGAGGGCTGTGAGAAAAAGGGCACAAATAAAGCGCCAAGAGGCCGAGATCGGGAAGGCGAGTTTTTGTGGTTTTGCACTGAGCACGTGCGCCAATATAATAAGAATTACAATTATTTTTCCGGTATGGATGATGATTCTGTTGCGACTTTTCAAAAAGCCTCATCCACAGGGCACCGTCCTACGTGGGAAATGAGCGCTAATTCATGGGGTTCTAAAGCGCGTACAGCAAGTGGCGGCATTCCAGGCAGCAAGCCATGGCTTCATCGTGGGAAGGGCGGCGATGGCGCATATCCTGGCGGAGCAGGTGGGGCGGCTTCTCCTGAAGCTCGCCGTCAACGCAAATTGAAAAGGTTGGAAAAACAAAGCCTTGATAAGTTGAGTTTGCATGACAATGCGACATCCAAAGAGATTAAATCCAAGTATAAGCAGCTCGTGAAAATACATCACCCAGATGCAAATGGCGGTGACCGTTCATCAGAAGACCGGCTGCGTGAAATTATTCAGGCGTATAATTTCTTAAAATCTGCTGGCTTTACGGACTAA
- the cobS gene encoding cobaltochelatase subunit CobS — MNDMTSPSAGLPDTKVSASDAFGFESDMMVPAYKESSEHVPELDPDYLFDKQTTLAILAGFAFNRRVIVSGYHGTGKSTHIEQVAARLNWPTVRVNLDSHISRIDLIGKDAIIVRDGKQVTEFRDGILPWALQTNTALVFDEYDAGRADVMFVIQRVLERQGKLTLLDQSRVITPHPAFRIFATANTIGLGDTSGLYHGTQQLNQGQMDRWSIVTTLNYLPHDSEVDIIQAKAPKYSSPEERSTVSKMVRVAEMSRNAFMNGDISTVMSPRTVLTWAENAEIFGDIGFSFRVTFLNKCDELERPFIAEFYQRAFGEELPESAANLVMA; from the coding sequence ATGAACGATATGACATCCCCATCTGCCGGTCTTCCTGACACAAAAGTCTCTGCAAGTGATGCTTTTGGCTTTGAAAGCGACATGATGGTTCCAGCTTATAAGGAATCAAGTGAGCATGTGCCCGAGCTTGATCCGGATTATCTTTTTGACAAGCAGACAACACTAGCCATTCTTGCTGGTTTTGCTTTCAATCGTCGCGTCATTGTTTCAGGTTACCACGGCACGGGTAAATCTACCCATATCGAACAGGTGGCCGCTCGTTTGAATTGGCCAACTGTGCGTGTCAATCTTGATAGTCACATCAGCCGTATTGATCTGATTGGTAAAGACGCGATTATTGTGCGTGATGGCAAACAGGTGACAGAATTTCGCGATGGCATTTTGCCTTGGGCTTTACAGACCAATACCGCGCTTGTGTTCGATGAATATGACGCTGGGCGTGCTGACGTAATGTTTGTGATCCAGCGCGTGCTGGAGCGGCAAGGTAAACTGACCTTGCTTGATCAAAGCCGTGTGATTACGCCGCATCCCGCTTTCCGTATTTTTGCGACGGCAAATACAATCGGCCTTGGTGATACGTCAGGCCTTTATCACGGTACACAACAGCTGAACCAAGGTCAGATGGACCGTTGGTCGATTGTCACAACTCTGAACTACCTACCCCATGACAGTGAGGTGGATATTATTCAAGCGAAAGCCCCTAAATATTCATCCCCTGAGGAGCGTTCCACGGTGTCGAAAATGGTTCGTGTCGCCGAAATGAGCCGTAATGCATTTATGAATGGTGATATTTCCACAGTGATGAGCCCGCGGACTGTTTTGACATGGGCTGAAAACGCGGAGATTTTTGGCGATATTGGGTTTTCTTTCCGTGTGACTTTTTTGAACAAATGTGACGAGCTGGAACGTCCGTTTATTGCTGAGTTTTATCAGCGCGCCTTTGGCGAAGAATTGCCGGAATCAGCCGCTAATCTGGTTATGGCATAA
- a CDS encoding esterase-like activity of phytase family protein, translating into MIELFGTIHRCLIRFSLVILIGVMTTVGLAQQTATADDIKKIDVTVDSFSDFQPQFPKKREFGSLLFKGGGVFAAQPRSFGGFSGMQILDQGRSLLAVSDTGLWFVADIKRNKQGEILSLENARMAPLYSGKGPRKNTLKYFVDAEALLTDGNDVYVAFEAINVISKYKLDTLTLKMEPTILPLPKSIDLASINKGMEALARVPGNGQLAGHLVAITERGKSRLGPTFGWILNPEGSLEKTGMFTVKRDNLFDVTEAGFLKNGDLIILERRFTIADGVAMRLRRIQGDQLKAGAVLTGEVILEAGLSHRIDNMEAMSIYENSKGETVLAFMSDDNHSLLQRTIFLEFVLSQS; encoded by the coding sequence ATGATAGAATTATTTGGAACTATCCATCGCTGTCTTATTCGTTTTTCACTGGTTATTTTAATTGGTGTTATGACGACTGTTGGGCTGGCTCAACAAACGGCTACAGCTGATGACATTAAAAAAATTGATGTAACGGTGGATTCGTTTTCTGATTTTCAACCACAATTCCCCAAAAAACGAGAATTTGGATCGCTGCTGTTTAAAGGCGGAGGGGTATTTGCGGCACAACCAAGGTCTTTTGGTGGGTTTTCTGGTATGCAAATATTAGATCAAGGGCGAAGCCTGTTGGCTGTTTCTGATACAGGCTTGTGGTTTGTCGCTGATATTAAACGCAATAAACAAGGTGAGATATTGAGCCTTGAAAATGCCCGAATGGCGCCGCTTTACTCAGGTAAAGGTCCGCGTAAAAATACTCTAAAATATTTTGTTGATGCTGAGGCTTTGTTGACGGATGGCAATGATGTCTATGTGGCTTTTGAGGCAATCAATGTCATTTCAAAATATAAGCTTGATACGCTTACTTTGAAAATGGAACCAACTATTTTACCGCTACCAAAAAGTATAGATCTTGCGAGTATTAATAAAGGTATGGAGGCCTTGGCGCGGGTGCCGGGAAATGGACAACTTGCGGGGCATTTGGTTGCTATAACCGAACGAGGTAAAAGCCGGCTCGGGCCGACTTTCGGATGGATATTGAATCCAGAAGGCAGTTTAGAAAAAACCGGTATGTTTACCGTCAAACGCGATAATCTTTTTGATGTAACCGAGGCAGGGTTCTTAAAAAATGGTGACCTTATTATACTTGAGCGTCGCTTTACGATTGCTGATGGTGTGGCTATGCGCCTGCGCCGAATTCAAGGCGATCAACTCAAAGCAGGTGCGGTTTTAACTGGCGAGGTTATTTTGGAAGCTGGCCTATCTCATCGTATAGATAATATGGAAGCAATGTCGATTTATGAAAATTCAAAAGGTGAGACTGTGCTTGCCTTTATGTCTGATGATAATCATTCACTTTTACAGCGTACAATTTTTTTGGAATTTGTTTTGTCGCAAAGTTGA
- a CDS encoding DUF3833 family protein, translated as MNCYLKAVMVLGFMGFPIFALANVPHPKANPLTKAPVQQQAGLDSKETINLQKRFTLEGFFVGETIGRGSIFSKIAGVGRSFRTSSSGVWDGKVLTLVETYQYAATSPETRVWRFTKTGKGTYTAESDEILEKATIKIEGRVAKLKYKKNIPRPDKKKPAKVTFNEKWTLRKNGVLESRSELKKIVRVGREAINFVRVGNESALKSP; from the coding sequence ATGAACTGTTATTTGAAAGCTGTGATGGTCTTGGGTTTTATGGGTTTCCCCATTTTTGCCCTAGCGAATGTGCCTCACCCCAAAGCAAATCCGCTCACAAAAGCCCCAGTGCAACAACAGGCCGGTCTGGATTCCAAAGAGACTATTAATTTACAAAAGCGTTTCACTTTAGAAGGGTTCTTTGTTGGTGAAACGATTGGCCGTGGTTCTATTTTTTCAAAAATTGCGGGTGTTGGTCGATCTTTTCGCACAAGTTCATCAGGCGTATGGGATGGCAAGGTTTTAACGCTTGTTGAAACCTATCAATATGCTGCGACAAGTCCCGAGACGCGTGTATGGCGTTTTACGAAAACGGGAAAAGGCACTTATACGGCTGAAAGCGACGAGATTTTAGAGAAAGCAACAATCAAGATTGAGGGACGTGTTGCTAAATTAAAATATAAGAAAAATATCCCGCGACCAGATAAGAAAAAGCCTGCTAAGGTGACATTTAATGAAAAATGGACGTTGCGAAAAAATGGCGTCCTTGAGAGTAGATCCGAGTTGAAAAAAATTGTCAGAGTAGGGCGTGAAGCTATAAATTTTGTCCGTGTTGGCAATGAATCAGCGCTAAAATCCCCGTAA
- the obgE gene encoding GTPase ObgE yields MKFLDQAKVYISSGNGGGGSISFRREKYIQHGGPDGGDGGRGGHVYAECVDGLNTLIDYRYQQHFKGKTGGHGMGRNRHGKNGEDLTLKVPVGTQIFYEDDETMIADLTKVGEKIRIARGGNGGFGNAYFKSAINQSPRRANPGEDGEKMTLWLRLKLIADAGLVGLPNAGKSTFLASVTAAKPKIADYPFTTLHPNLGVVRIDEREFVLADIPGLIEGAHEGVGIGDRFLGHVERCAINLHLVDGTEDDVAESYRVVRGELDAYGNGLEGKPEIIALTKVDALSKDEIKSKMKVLKKASGCNVLPLSAPTRHGVEDVLRAIMEAIVAKRDADNAPVNEESGWSPV; encoded by the coding sequence ATGAAATTTCTTGATCAAGCTAAAGTATATATATCCTCCGGTAATGGAGGGGGTGGGTCAATTTCGTTTCGGCGGGAAAAATACATCCAGCATGGTGGCCCCGATGGCGGCGATGGCGGACGCGGGGGGCATGTTTATGCTGAATGTGTTGATGGTCTTAATACACTGATCGATTATCGCTATCAGCAGCACTTCAAAGGAAAAACCGGCGGTCATGGTATGGGCCGTAATCGGCATGGCAAAAATGGCGAAGACTTAACGCTTAAAGTGCCCGTTGGGACCCAGATTTTTTATGAAGACGATGAGACGATGATCGCCGATCTTACCAAAGTGGGTGAGAAGATACGCATCGCGCGCGGCGGCAATGGTGGTTTTGGTAATGCCTATTTCAAATCAGCTATCAATCAATCGCCACGTCGGGCAAATCCGGGGGAAGACGGCGAGAAGATGACGCTTTGGCTTCGTTTGAAACTGATTGCGGATGCTGGCCTTGTGGGGTTGCCGAATGCAGGGAAGTCGACATTCCTTGCAAGTGTCACAGCAGCAAAACCGAAAATTGCTGACTATCCTTTTACTACGCTCCATCCTAATTTGGGTGTTGTGCGCATTGATGAACGTGAATTTGTGCTGGCGGATATTCCTGGCCTCATTGAAGGGGCGCATGAAGGCGTGGGTATTGGCGATCGGTTTTTGGGCCATGTAGAGCGCTGTGCAATTAATTTGCACCTCGTTGATGGCACCGAGGATGATGTGGCTGAAAGCTACCGCGTTGTGCGAGGCGAGCTTGATGCCTATGGTAATGGTCTGGAAGGCAAGCCAGAGATTATTGCGCTGACTAAGGTGGATGCATTGTCAAAAGACGAGATTAAGTCGAAAATGAAAGTATTGAAGAAAGCTTCGGGCTGTAATGTCTTGCCGCTTTCTGCGCCAACGCGCCATGGAGTAGAGGATGTTTTGCGCGCGATCATGGAGGCAATCGTTGCCAAACGGGATGCGGACAATGCGCCGGTAAATGAGGAGTCGGGGTGGAGTCCCGTTTAA
- the proB gene encoding glutamate 5-kinase: protein MAKLSSYKRVVIKIGSGLLVDYATGELRIKWLATLVDDIVALRQAGCDVVIVSSGAIALGRRILGLDDGPLKLEKSQAAASVGQIALAPAWGKALSARDLTAGQILLTLSDTEIRRRYLNARATISTLLKLGAVPIINENDAVTTMEIRYGDNDRLAARVATMASANCLILLSDIDGLYDKSPIENPDAKHIPVVDVITPEIEAMGGAPDTSYGSGGMATKIDAARIAVNGGTSMVIASGERMSPLSAIDNGARCTWFHASDKQVAERKKWISGHLKPEGALTVDEGAIEALQGGNSLLPAGVTKVFGAFELGDTVLIENAEGVKVGLGLVAYDIDDARRIIGQHTSKIESILGHPGRSAMVHRDDMVLRDASGYSANDE, encoded by the coding sequence ATGGCAAAACTTTCATCTTATAAACGAGTGGTAATAAAAATCGGTTCTGGCTTGCTGGTAGACTATGCAACGGGCGAACTTCGCATAAAATGGCTTGCAACATTGGTCGATGATATAGTCGCTTTACGTCAAGCGGGATGTGATGTTGTTATTGTCTCAAGTGGCGCGATCGCGCTTGGCAGGCGCATATTGGGCTTGGACGATGGTCCTTTAAAACTTGAAAAAAGTCAGGCAGCAGCCAGTGTTGGGCAAATTGCGCTTGCGCCAGCATGGGGTAAGGCGCTGAGTGCGCGGGACCTAACGGCTGGTCAGATACTCTTAACACTATCCGATACAGAAATACGCCGACGTTATTTAAACGCGCGTGCGACCATTTCGACGCTTTTGAAGCTGGGTGCTGTCCCGATAATCAATGAGAATGATGCCGTGACAACCATGGAAATTCGCTATGGGGATAATGACAGACTGGCCGCAAGAGTGGCGACAATGGCATCGGCAAATTGTTTGATCTTATTGTCTGATATCGATGGTCTTTATGATAAATCGCCGATAGAAAATCCGGATGCAAAACATATCCCCGTTGTTGATGTTATCACACCGGAGATTGAGGCGATGGGTGGCGCGCCGGACACATCTTACGGTTCAGGTGGCATGGCAACCAAAATTGACGCAGCCAGAATTGCAGTGAATGGCGGCACATCGATGGTGATTGCATCAGGTGAGAGAATGTCTCCACTTTCTGCAATTGATAATGGTGCTCGCTGCACTTGGTTCCACGCCAGCGATAAGCAAGTTGCGGAACGTAAAAAATGGATATCAGGTCACTTGAAGCCAGAAGGTGCTTTGACAGTTGACGAGGGCGCAATTGAAGCCCTGCAAGGCGGTAATAGCCTGCTTCCTGCGGGCGTTACAAAAGTTTTCGGCGCATTCGAACTTGGCGATACAGTTTTGATAGAGAACGCTGAAGGGGTGAAGGTAGGCCTTGGATTGGTTGCTTATGATATTGATGATGCGAGACGGATTATCGGTCAACATACATCAAAGATTGAATCTATCCTTGGGCACCCCGGACGCTCAGCCATGGTGCATCGTGATGATATGGTTTTACGTGATGCAAGTGGGTATAGTGCCAATGATGAATGA
- a CDS encoding glutamate-5-semialdehyde dehydrogenase: MRVIGQKAKAAARILANASTVKKNEALGVAANSLRANSAKILEANALDMAAGKTKGLAASFLDRLELDHERIEAIAKGLEAIVALDDPVGSVIASWERPNGLQIDRVRTPLGVIGVIFESRPNVTADAGALCLKAGNAVILRGGSDSYHSSNAIHACLADGLYAVGLPEEAIQIVPTTDRAAVGAMLNGLDGSIDVIVPRGGRSLVERVQSEARVPVFAHLEGLCHVYVDKDADLQMAIDVVANSKMRRTGICGALETLLIDKAVADTYVEPICKALADRGCEIRADDTARSLVAGASEVSEEDWRTEYLDAILSVRVVDGIDGALQHIGDYSSSHTDAVITENPAVVERFFNEVDSAILLHNASTQFADGGEFGMGAEIGIATGKMHARGPVGVEQLTSFNYRVRGSGQTRT; encoded by the coding sequence ATGCGTGTGATTGGTCAAAAGGCAAAGGCGGCTGCGCGCATTTTGGCGAATGCATCGACGGTGAAAAAAAACGAAGCCTTAGGGGTCGCCGCTAATAGCCTGAGAGCGAATAGCGCGAAAATTTTAGAAGCCAATGCTTTGGATATGGCAGCGGGTAAAACCAAAGGGCTTGCTGCATCCTTTCTTGATCGATTAGAGCTTGACCATGAGCGGATTGAAGCGATTGCCAAAGGACTTGAGGCTATTGTGGCTCTTGATGATCCGGTTGGCAGTGTGATCGCAAGCTGGGAACGTCCAAATGGGCTTCAAATTGACCGTGTCCGCACGCCTTTGGGTGTGATCGGCGTAATTTTTGAAAGCCGTCCAAACGTAACAGCGGATGCTGGGGCGCTTTGTTTGAAAGCGGGTAATGCGGTTATTTTAAGGGGTGGGTCGGATAGTTATCATTCGTCGAACGCTATTCATGCCTGCCTTGCTGACGGGCTTTATGCTGTGGGTCTGCCAGAAGAAGCTATCCAGATTGTGCCAACAACAGACCGTGCCGCTGTTGGGGCCATGTTGAACGGGCTTGATGGCTCGATTGATGTGATTGTGCCGCGTGGTGGACGCAGCCTTGTAGAGCGCGTTCAAAGTGAGGCACGTGTGCCGGTCTTTGCTCACCTCGAGGGGCTTTGCCATGTTTATGTTGATAAAGATGCGGACCTTCAAATGGCGATTGATGTGGTGGCCAATTCGAAAATGCGCCGCACGGGTATTTGTGGTGCTTTGGAGACGCTGCTGATTGATAAAGCGGTTGCTGACACTTACGTCGAACCAATATGCAAGGCGTTGGCTGATCGGGGCTGTGAAATTCGCGCAGATGATACCGCGCGATCATTGGTGGCAGGCGCAAGTGAAGTTAGTGAAGAAGATTGGCGCACAGAATATCTTGATGCTATTTTATCGGTGCGTGTTGTCGATGGGATTGACGGGGCTTTGCAGCATATTGGCGATTATTCTTCCAGCCATACGGATGCTGTGATTACAGAAAATCCGGCGGTGGTTGAGCGTTTCTTTAATGAAGTGGATTCAGCGATCTTACTGCATAATGCCTCAACGCAATTTGCGGATGGTGGCGAATTTGGTATGGGCGCGGAGATCGGCATTGCGACCGGCAAAATGCATGCGCGTGGGCCGGTTGGTGTAGAGCAGCTGACAAGCTTTAATTATCGTGTGCGTGGCTCCGGCCAGACGCGGACTTAA
- a CDS encoding nicotinate-nucleotide adenylyltransferase produces the protein MAATPILSSTAYDDALKIPHVEPGMSVGLFGGSFNPPHDGHRHVALSALQRLQLDRLWWLVSPGNPLKQNDGLPPLNQRLAQSRDLISHPRVDVTGCEATLETKYSADLVCHLVKRFPAVRFIWIMGADNLTNFHRWERWEDIVACVPICVIDRPGDTLATRSSRAAKKFGYARIDESDAKLLKNYKAPAWTFIHAPKMALSSTVLRQQQA, from the coding sequence ATGGCTGCCACTCCGATTTTATCTTCTACCGCTTATGATGATGCGCTGAAAATTCCTCATGTTGAACCGGGTATGTCGGTTGGGCTGTTTGGTGGCTCTTTTAATCCGCCGCACGATGGCCACCGCCATGTGGCATTGTCTGCTTTGCAAAGACTTCAACTTGACCGCTTGTGGTGGCTGGTTTCACCTGGCAATCCATTGAAACAAAATGATGGGTTGCCCCCACTCAATCAACGCTTGGCGCAGTCGCGTGATTTGATCTCGCATCCGCGTGTTGATGTGACGGGATGCGAAGCGACATTGGAGACGAAATATTCAGCTGATCTGGTTTGTCATTTGGTCAAGCGATTTCCAGCTGTCCGGTTTATATGGATTATGGGCGCGGATAATTTGACGAATTTTCACCGCTGGGAACGTTGGGAAGATATCGTTGCATGTGTTCCCATCTGCGTGATTGATCGCCCGGGTGATACACTTGCGACCCGCTCTTCACGGGCTGCGAAGAAGTTTGGCTATGCTCGTATTGATGAAAGTGATGCCAAGCTTTTAAAAAACTATAAGGCACCCGCATGGACTTTCATTCATGCGCCTAAAATGGCGCTGTCTTCTACTGTGCTACGGCAACAGCAGGCTTAA